From a region of the Roseivirga sp. 4D4 genome:
- a CDS encoding YggS family pyridoxal phosphate-dependent enzyme, producing MSIVNNINHYNEQLAPYNTQLIAVSKTKPVEDLLHAYEGGQRDFGENKVQELTAKQEVMPKDIKWHMIGHLQRNKVKYIAPFVHLIHAVDSPRLLAEINKQALKNDRVISCLLQVHIAEEETKFGFDETELMEFLNSDVLKEHQNIKVLGLMGMATNTSDKAQVSKEFNQLRSLFDQIKNNIDLENVDMQELSMGMTSDYIEACEAGSTMVRIGSAIFGARNYPQQ from the coding sequence ATGTCAATTGTAAATAACATTAACCACTACAATGAGCAACTGGCTCCTTACAACACGCAACTTATTGCTGTGAGTAAGACTAAACCTGTCGAGGATTTGTTACATGCCTATGAAGGTGGACAAAGAGATTTTGGTGAGAACAAGGTTCAGGAGCTCACTGCCAAGCAGGAAGTTATGCCTAAGGACATTAAATGGCATATGATAGGTCATTTGCAAAGGAATAAGGTTAAGTACATAGCCCCCTTTGTACATTTGATTCATGCAGTGGATAGCCCAAGACTATTGGCAGAAATCAACAAACAAGCCCTCAAAAACGATAGGGTCATTTCCTGTTTATTGCAGGTTCACATTGCCGAAGAAGAAACCAAGTTTGGTTTTGATGAAACGGAACTGATGGAATTCTTAAATAGTGATGTATTAAAGGAACACCAGAACATCAAAGTACTTGGCTTGATGGGTATGGCTACCAATACCAGCGATAAAGCTCAGGTAAGCAAAGAGTTCAACCAGTTGAGGTCGCTTTTTGACCAGATTAAAAACAATATTGACCTGGAGAATGTCGATATGCAAGAACTATCCATGGGCATGACGAGTGACTATATTGAAGCCTGCGAAGCTGGCAGCACCATGGTTAGAATTGGAAGCGCCATTTTTGGCGCACGAAATTATCCTCAACAGTAG
- a CDS encoding LysE family translocator — MDIVINGFLFGLLLCVLIGPVFFALIQNAIEKGFFSGFFMAVGIALSDTIYIFITYLGISQLTDNPSFNMWLGGVGGTIMLVFGIFYMFKPIPTKGLKQLHAEETKWFQQIVKGFVLNGINPFVLIFWIGIVSKITVDFQYTTNEAITFFIVLIATVFSVDVLKSYFAVKLSQIVTPRFMRIMNRVVGVALVLFSLRLFNYVLEGFGIELF; from the coding sequence ATGGACATAGTCATTAATGGTTTCTTGTTTGGGTTATTACTGTGTGTCTTAATTGGACCGGTATTCTTTGCCTTGATTCAAAATGCAATTGAGAAGGGATTCTTCTCTGGCTTCTTTATGGCCGTGGGTATCGCCCTTAGTGATACAATCTATATCTTCATCACCTATTTGGGAATTTCTCAACTTACTGATAACCCCTCGTTTAATATGTGGTTGGGTGGCGTAGGAGGTACCATCATGTTAGTGTTTGGTATTTTCTATATGTTTAAGCCTATTCCGACCAAGGGCTTGAAACAATTGCATGCTGAGGAGACCAAATGGTTTCAACAGATTGTCAAGGGCTTTGTCCTTAATGGAATTAATCCATTCGTATTAATCTTCTGGATCGGCATTGTCAGTAAGATTACGGTTGACTTTCAGTATACCACCAATGAGGCCATAACCTTCTTCATTGTGCTTATTGCCACTGTTTTTTCAGTGGATGTGCTCAAATCATATTTTGCGGTTAAGCTTAGTCAAATTGTTACCCCTCGTTTTATGAGAATCATGAATCGGGTAGTGGGTGTCGCCCTAGTGCTATTCAGCTTGAGGCTTTTCAACTATGTACTTGAGGGCTTTGGGATAGAGTTATTCTAG
- a CDS encoding ATP-dependent RecD-like DNA helicase has protein sequence MAKPSEILISKFPFAPTDGQKRLFGLFDDFLLDRKLRKPVLVLRGYAGTGKTTVVGAIVKMLPFFNFKYVLMAPTGRAAKVMAGYTNRTAFTIHKKVFQQTAEPGGGLVFKRQNNYHKNTLFIVDEASMISNQAEYGKNGLLADLMDYVFSQEGNRLLLIGDVAQLPPVGSLESPALESDFLAQSFGNDVSALELTEVMRQEEESGILFNATNLRNELLNEDFKIKLATSRFKDVFKMTAERLEDGLRYAYDKYGTENAVIICRSNKNAVQYNQYIRRAIQYREDEIEAGDILMIVRNNYHFLPENAPAGFLANGDFVEVMKIIKFEEYYGLRFAELRVQLLDYPEQEPFEAKVILDTLYSPEASLNNTDYKRLYEEVTEGYADLPTKKERIKAIKSDPHLNALQVKFAYALTCHKSQGGQWDAVFIDQGYLTEEMVDREYVRWLYTAVTRATKELFMVNFHPRFY, from the coding sequence TTGGCCAAACCCTCAGAGATATTAATCAGCAAGTTTCCCTTCGCACCCACCGATGGACAAAAAAGACTATTCGGCCTATTTGATGACTTCTTGCTAGATCGAAAACTCCGCAAACCTGTGCTGGTCCTCAGAGGTTATGCAGGAACTGGTAAAACCACGGTGGTTGGCGCGATTGTGAAGATGCTGCCCTTCTTTAATTTCAAGTACGTCTTGATGGCCCCAACAGGGCGGGCAGCAAAAGTAATGGCGGGATATACGAACAGAACAGCATTCACGATTCACAAAAAGGTATTTCAGCAAACCGCGGAGCCAGGAGGAGGACTCGTTTTCAAAAGGCAGAACAACTATCATAAGAATACCCTATTTATTGTTGATGAGGCATCCATGATTTCTAATCAGGCCGAGTATGGAAAGAATGGATTATTGGCTGATTTGATGGATTATGTCTTTTCTCAGGAAGGGAATCGACTTTTGTTGATCGGGGATGTGGCACAATTACCTCCTGTTGGCTCCTTGGAGAGTCCAGCATTAGAAAGTGATTTCCTCGCCCAATCCTTCGGCAATGATGTGAGTGCATTAGAACTGACAGAGGTGATGCGGCAGGAGGAAGAATCGGGTATTCTTTTTAATGCGACCAATCTGCGGAACGAACTCCTTAATGAGGATTTCAAGATCAAACTAGCGACCTCAAGATTTAAGGATGTTTTTAAGATGACGGCCGAAAGGCTAGAGGATGGTTTGCGGTACGCCTATGATAAATATGGTACTGAAAACGCAGTCATCATCTGTAGAAGTAATAAAAATGCTGTCCAGTACAATCAATATATCCGAAGAGCGATCCAGTACCGGGAAGATGAAATCGAAGCAGGAGATATCCTGATGATCGTTCGGAATAACTATCACTTCTTACCTGAAAATGCACCTGCAGGTTTTTTGGCAAACGGTGACTTCGTGGAAGTAATGAAAATCATCAAATTCGAAGAGTACTACGGACTTCGCTTTGCTGAACTCAGGGTACAGTTATTAGACTATCCTGAACAAGAACCTTTCGAAGCAAAAGTTATCCTTGATACGCTCTATTCCCCCGAGGCATCCCTGAATAATACGGATTACAAAAGGCTTTACGAGGAGGTAACCGAAGGCTATGCCGATCTTCCGACAAAAAAGGAGAGAATCAAGGCAATCAAAAGCGATCCACATTTAAATGCCCTGCAGGTGAAGTTCGCCTATGCATTGACTTGTCATAAGTCACAGGGTGGTCAGTGGGACGCAGTTTTTATTGATCAGGGTTACTTAACAGAAGAAATGGTCGATCGGGAATATGTGCGATGGTTATACACTGCCGTTACCCGAGCTACTAAAGAGCTCTTTATGGTCAACTTCCACCCAAGGTTCTATTGA
- a CDS encoding vWA domain-containing protein has protein sequence MLDETLYKWYSLEWFTPTAFKSFDWEFFFVLYLIPLVLLLFILKWLIGSKIKQKLPVALPKKEIKKHWASYLRFIPNALMALSIILLLVALARPQRTNEEVEQWSEGIDIALVIDISESMQIEDFKPNRLEAAKRTARDFITGRSQDRIGLVIFSGDAYSLSPLTTDYELLYKFIEEEIDFNKIENRGTAIGSAIAVGTNRMRESTAASKVMILLSDGDNTAGNIDPVTAAELASAYDIKIYTIGIGKEGKVPFGKDFFGRPNYVENTLDETTLREIAKIGNGEFYRVSDNEALQNVFELIDQYEKAEIKETRYKNTTDFYSIYLSWGIVFFLLYLLSKSTFISNVLED, from the coding sequence ATGCTTGACGAAACACTATACAAATGGTATTCGCTGGAGTGGTTTACACCCACAGCTTTCAAGTCTTTTGACTGGGAGTTTTTCTTTGTGCTGTACTTAATCCCACTCGTGCTACTCCTATTTATTCTCAAGTGGCTGATAGGCAGTAAAATTAAGCAGAAGCTTCCCGTTGCACTTCCGAAAAAGGAGATCAAAAAGCACTGGGCAAGCTATCTGAGGTTTATCCCCAACGCCTTGATGGCCCTTTCTATTATCTTATTGCTTGTCGCACTAGCACGACCACAAAGGACTAATGAAGAGGTAGAGCAATGGTCAGAAGGTATAGACATAGCCTTAGTGATTGATATCTCAGAATCGATGCAGATTGAGGACTTTAAACCCAATCGACTAGAAGCTGCCAAGCGAACGGCAAGGGACTTTATCACTGGAAGAAGCCAGGACCGTATCGGGCTTGTTATCTTTTCCGGTGATGCTTACTCCCTCTCTCCTCTGACGACAGATTACGAATTACTGTATAAGTTTATAGAAGAAGAGATTGACTTCAATAAAATCGAGAACAGAGGCACCGCCATCGGTAGTGCCATTGCTGTAGGAACTAACCGCATGCGTGAGTCTACAGCCGCTTCTAAGGTGATGATCTTACTCTCTGACGGTGATAACACTGCGGGTAATATTGATCCTGTTACCGCTGCAGAATTGGCTTCTGCCTACGACATTAAAATATATACGATTGGCATTGGTAAAGAAGGGAAAGTGCCTTTCGGCAAAGATTTCTTTGGCAGACCAAACTATGTTGAAAACACCTTGGATGAAACTACACTTCGTGAGATTGCTAAAATCGGTAATGGCGAGTTCTATCGAGTTTCTGATAATGAGGCTCTACAGAACGTATTCGAACTGATCGATCAGTACGAGAAAGCCGAAATCAAAGAAACCCGTTATAAGAACACAACAGACTTCTACAGCATCTATCTGAGTTGGGGTATTGTGTTCTTCTTGCTCTATCTGCTTTCCAAAAGCACCTTCATCAGCAATGTACTGGAAGACTAG
- a CDS encoding endonuclease MutS2: MLYPKNLEQKLGFDKVRQHLQSFCESNLGSQFVEKIKFSSNREHIDQWLSQTDEFVKIIQSGELFPNSNYIDITPYFAKIRVQDAHLTEEEFFDVILSLKTLDKCLDFFREKREEYSVLSELTHPVFFNSDVLWTLDRVFDERGKLKDNASDRLYEIRKGVAAEKQRLRGALDRIIAHSKKEGYTPDDLSITIRNGRMVIPMFAEHKRRIKGLVHGESATGQTVYLEPTEVFEINNEVQELEYAEHREVARILISLTDELRPEIESLQGIMKFLGLIDFIRAKARFAMDIEACKPLWSDSKKFKWENAQHPILLMSHRELGKEVVPLGIGLSADERILLISGPNAGGKSVCLKTVGLLQYMFQCGLLVSVNEASEFTIFNDLFIDIGDEQSIENDLSTYSSHLINMKNLLIHVNKRSLFLIDEFGTGTEPQYGGAIAESILMELSASKGMGVITTHYGNLKEYADKNPGLLNGAMRYDIQKLQPLYELEVGKPGSSFALEIATKIGLPKSTIDKAKKKVGVKQVSFDQMLGQLQAQKQEVNKAEQRIKQREQDLNELTSQYEDLKAHLEKQEKRILNKAKQEASQIVQEANKEVEKAIRVIKEKKADKEVVKKQREKLEAVKQKNVVKAEAKAKADAEIKVGDYVRVIGQDTVGQIAAIKGKDAELKMGALTSFVKLNRLEKVNKKAFKNQGQAQSYSGFDYTTKRAEFSAKIDLRGKRAEEVIPLLDVWLDEAILLDAKELHILHGKGNGVLRQITRNHLGTYKEVSTYRDEHVDRGGAGITVVELR; the protein is encoded by the coding sequence ATGTTATATCCCAAGAATCTAGAGCAAAAGCTGGGTTTTGACAAAGTCAGACAGCATCTACAATCCTTTTGTGAGAGTAACTTAGGAAGTCAGTTTGTTGAAAAAATTAAGTTCTCATCCAATCGAGAGCATATAGATCAGTGGCTCTCTCAAACCGATGAGTTTGTGAAGATCATCCAAAGTGGTGAACTCTTTCCAAACTCAAACTACATCGATATCACGCCTTACTTTGCCAAGATTAGGGTGCAGGATGCGCATCTGACCGAAGAGGAGTTCTTTGATGTAATTCTATCCCTCAAAACGCTTGACAAGTGCCTTGATTTCTTCAGGGAAAAGCGGGAAGAATACTCCGTGCTATCGGAATTGACCCATCCCGTGTTTTTTAACTCCGATGTGCTATGGACACTGGATCGGGTTTTTGATGAGAGAGGTAAACTGAAAGACAATGCCAGCGATCGGCTTTACGAGATTAGAAAAGGGGTCGCTGCTGAAAAGCAAAGACTTCGCGGTGCACTGGATCGTATTATAGCCCATTCTAAAAAGGAAGGCTATACGCCAGATGACTTGTCCATTACCATTCGAAATGGTAGAATGGTGATCCCGATGTTTGCGGAGCATAAACGTAGAATCAAAGGCCTCGTTCATGGAGAGTCGGCCACGGGCCAAACCGTTTACCTGGAGCCTACGGAAGTTTTTGAAATCAACAATGAGGTTCAAGAACTCGAGTATGCCGAACATCGCGAGGTAGCTAGGATCCTGATCTCACTAACCGATGAGTTGCGTCCAGAGATAGAAAGTCTTCAGGGCATCATGAAATTTCTCGGGCTGATCGATTTCATTCGAGCAAAAGCACGGTTTGCTATGGATATTGAAGCCTGCAAGCCGCTATGGTCGGACAGCAAGAAGTTTAAATGGGAAAATGCCCAGCACCCCATATTGCTGATGAGCCACCGCGAACTAGGAAAAGAAGTGGTCCCTTTGGGTATTGGTCTCAGCGCTGATGAAAGAATACTCCTGATCTCAGGTCCAAATGCAGGGGGTAAGAGTGTTTGCCTCAAGACGGTTGGATTGCTACAATACATGTTTCAATGTGGTCTTTTGGTTTCGGTCAATGAAGCTTCCGAGTTCACCATTTTCAATGATTTATTTATCGATATCGGTGACGAGCAATCCATCGAAAACGATCTGAGTACTTACAGTTCTCACTTGATCAACATGAAGAACCTTTTGATTCATGTCAATAAGAGGAGCCTCTTCCTGATCGATGAATTTGGAACCGGAACAGAACCTCAATATGGTGGAGCAATTGCCGAATCCATCTTGATGGAGCTGTCTGCTTCTAAGGGAATGGGCGTGATTACCACTCACTATGGCAACCTGAAAGAGTATGCAGATAAAAACCCTGGCTTGCTTAATGGAGCCATGCGTTACGACATTCAGAAGCTGCAGCCACTTTATGAACTGGAAGTCGGTAAACCGGGTAGCTCTTTTGCCTTAGAGATCGCGACAAAAATTGGCTTACCCAAGTCGACTATTGACAAAGCCAAGAAGAAGGTAGGTGTCAAGCAAGTGTCCTTCGATCAAATGCTCGGTCAGTTGCAAGCGCAAAAGCAGGAAGTGAACAAGGCTGAGCAGCGCATTAAGCAGCGTGAGCAAGACTTGAATGAGCTGACTTCACAGTATGAAGACCTAAAGGCCCATCTCGAAAAGCAAGAGAAGCGGATTTTAAACAAAGCCAAGCAAGAAGCTTCGCAGATCGTTCAGGAAGCAAATAAGGAAGTGGAGAAGGCTATCCGTGTGATCAAGGAGAAGAAAGCCGATAAGGAAGTGGTCAAAAAGCAACGCGAAAAACTTGAGGCGGTGAAGCAAAAGAATGTGGTCAAGGCCGAAGCAAAGGCTAAGGCGGATGCTGAAATCAAAGTGGGAGACTACGTTCGCGTGATAGGGCAGGATACTGTAGGTCAAATTGCTGCCATCAAAGGCAAAGATGCTGAGTTGAAAATGGGAGCCCTGACTTCCTTTGTGAAGCTCAATCGCCTAGAGAAAGTCAATAAGAAAGCCTTTAAAAATCAGGGTCAGGCACAATCCTATTCCGGTTTTGACTACACCACCAAGCGAGCTGAGTTTTCAGCAAAGATTGACCTAAGAGGTAAACGAGCCGAAGAGGTAATTCCTTTACTCGATGTTTGGTTAGACGAAGCCATTCTATTAGATGCCAAGGAACTCCACATCCTTCATGGTAAAGGCAATGGCGTACTGAGACAGATCACCCGCAATCATTTGGGTACATATAAAGAAGTAAGTACCTACCGCGATGAACATGTTGACCGTGGGGGGGCAGGAATCACCGTGGTGGAGTTGAGGTAG
- a CDS encoding DUF6992 family protein, producing MKKYLFIAIILAVFSWDAVAQTTDLTSFNTERLQVNKVGMIVLGSWALGNMATNGVLLSNPSSNEQAHFYRMNIFWNVVNLALAVPGLRHSMITDPSSLSLAETVAEYSSMKRIVLMNAALDVAYITGGFLMKEMAKTRENKRDILRGYGKSLILQGGFLLAFDAVLYMALQSKSKGLTNILDKVTITTESIGLVFRF from the coding sequence ATGAAGAAATACTTATTTATCGCCATTATTCTGGCTGTATTCAGTTGGGATGCCGTTGCCCAAACCACCGACCTCACTTCTTTTAATACCGAAAGGCTGCAAGTCAATAAGGTAGGTATGATTGTGCTTGGAAGTTGGGCCCTTGGTAATATGGCCACCAATGGGGTACTACTCAGCAATCCTTCGTCTAACGAGCAGGCCCACTTCTACCGCATGAATATCTTCTGGAATGTGGTCAACCTGGCGCTAGCAGTGCCCGGTTTAAGACATTCCATGATTACAGACCCAAGCTCCTTGTCCTTGGCAGAAACGGTGGCAGAATACAGCTCTATGAAGCGGATCGTCTTGATGAACGCAGCTCTCGATGTGGCCTATATCACCGGTGGTTTCTTAATGAAAGAAATGGCGAAAACCCGCGAGAATAAAAGGGATATTCTTCGCGGTTATGGAAAATCACTCATCCTTCAAGGAGGCTTTTTACTGGCGTTTGACGCAGTTCTTTATATGGCCTTGCAGTCCAAGAGCAAAGGCTTGACGAACATCCTAGATAAGGTCACAATAACAACTGAAAGTATTGGTCTAGTGTTCAGGTTCTAG
- a CDS encoding DUF58 domain-containing protein, with translation MEHIISKLRKYEIQIRKAINSRMQGDFHSIFKGSGMEFDGVREYQYGDDTRTIDWNVSAKGHGTFVKTFKEEKEQTVFFLLDVSASQEIGTPGAQKVDIGKEIAGVLTLAAVKQQNRVGLLTFSDQKEKYVKSGKGVKHGYAIIHELYSHTPKSTKTDISEGIKRALEIIHKKSVIILISDFIDEGYEQNLRLIAKRHDLVVIHLKDDRETELPNLGIVPIYDKESRKTVWVNTSSKDFRKKLEKTYSVNKGELEKFCRKHQINYLEINTKDNYVPQLIKLFMIRNKSMKRD, from the coding sequence ATGGAGCACATTATTTCCAAACTTCGGAAGTACGAGATTCAAATTAGAAAAGCCATTAATTCGAGGATGCAGGGTGATTTTCATTCTATATTCAAGGGTTCGGGTATGGAGTTTGACGGAGTAAGGGAATACCAATACGGGGATGACACCAGAACGATCGACTGGAATGTCTCTGCAAAAGGTCATGGCACCTTTGTCAAAACCTTTAAAGAGGAAAAAGAGCAGACCGTATTCTTTCTTCTGGATGTGAGTGCTTCGCAAGAGATAGGAACTCCCGGTGCGCAGAAAGTAGACATTGGTAAGGAAATCGCTGGGGTGCTGACTCTGGCTGCTGTAAAGCAGCAGAACCGTGTGGGTTTACTTACTTTTTCCGATCAGAAGGAGAAGTATGTAAAATCGGGCAAAGGTGTCAAGCATGGTTATGCCATTATCCATGAACTTTACAGTCATACGCCAAAGTCTACCAAAACCGATATTAGCGAGGGAATTAAACGAGCACTAGAGATCATTCATAAAAAGAGTGTGATCATTCTGATCTCTGACTTTATCGATGAGGGCTATGAGCAAAATCTAAGGCTCATCGCGAAACGACATGATCTTGTAGTGATACACCTGAAAGATGATCGTGAGACGGAATTACCTAATCTGGGGATCGTACCCATTTATGACAAAGAAAGTCGCAAAACGGTTTGGGTAAACACTTCCTCCAAAGACTTTAGAAAAAAACTAGAGAAGACCTATTCGGTGAATAAAGGCGAACTGGAAAAGTTCTGCCGAAAGCATCAGATCAACTATCTCGAAATCAATACCAAGGACAACTACGTCCCACAGCTTATTAAGCTTTTTATGATCAGGAATAAATCGATGAAGCGTGATTAG
- a CDS encoding GH3 auxin-responsive promoter family protein, whose product MPIIGSILKKGIKLRETLEQDYTSPYDLQKKELSKLLISARNTQFGRAYDFHAVLEQFRSFGQHDFFEKFKELVPVSDYDKMDEGWWHKMREGESDVSWPGKTKFFALSSGTSGAASKYIPVTKDMIRQIRKTGTRHIYTLSKYDFPDQFFQSGMLMLGGSTALNFSGNYYYGDLSGITTGQLPLWVQGFSRPTPKIKKHKDWEIKLEEIVESAPKWNIGMIVGVPAWMTILLERIIERYGVKDIHEIWPNLGSFVHGGVAFEPYKKSFDKLLGRPIHYIETYLASEGFIAFQDAPEKRGMRLMLNGGIFHEFVPFNEENFDEDGQIVDNPETLMIDQVEEGKDYALLISTCSGAWRYLIGDTVRFVDKHSSEIIITGRTKHFLSLCGEHLSVDNMNRAVEMASEEFNIGIKEFTVAGVPDGKLFSHHWFIGTDDPVDTEALKVRIDNCLNELNDDYAVERKHALKNIEMDVLPTEVFYDWLRSQGKEGGQTKFPRVLKKEKLESWLSFVGNKV is encoded by the coding sequence ATGCCAATAATTGGATCAATTTTAAAAAAAGGCATAAAGCTCCGTGAAACGCTTGAGCAAGACTATACCTCTCCCTACGACCTTCAGAAAAAGGAATTGTCAAAACTCCTTATCAGTGCGCGTAATACGCAGTTTGGCCGAGCCTACGACTTTCATGCTGTTTTAGAACAGTTTAGAAGTTTCGGTCAGCATGACTTCTTTGAAAAATTTAAAGAACTCGTTCCTGTGTCTGATTATGATAAAATGGACGAGGGATGGTGGCATAAGATGCGCGAAGGCGAATCGGATGTCAGTTGGCCAGGCAAAACCAAGTTTTTTGCATTGAGCTCAGGTACATCTGGAGCGGCTTCTAAATACATTCCTGTCACCAAAGATATGATCCGTCAGATCAGAAAGACAGGGACAAGGCATATTTACACGCTTTCTAAATATGATTTCCCCGATCAATTCTTCCAGTCTGGTATGTTGATGTTAGGAGGGAGTACGGCATTAAACTTCTCAGGAAACTATTATTATGGCGACTTGAGTGGTATCACCACTGGGCAATTACCCCTATGGGTTCAAGGCTTTTCAAGACCAACACCAAAAATCAAGAAGCATAAGGACTGGGAGATCAAGCTAGAAGAGATTGTAGAGTCTGCACCGAAGTGGAATATCGGTATGATCGTGGGAGTACCGGCTTGGATGACCATTTTGCTTGAAAGAATTATCGAGCGATATGGCGTCAAAGATATCCATGAAATTTGGCCAAACCTGGGTTCATTCGTGCATGGTGGAGTGGCTTTTGAGCCTTATAAAAAGAGCTTTGATAAACTACTAGGCCGACCAATACATTACATCGAGACTTATTTGGCATCAGAGGGCTTTATTGCTTTTCAAGATGCTCCTGAGAAACGGGGCATGCGATTGATGCTCAATGGTGGCATCTTCCATGAGTTTGTTCCTTTTAATGAGGAGAACTTTGACGAAGACGGACAAATTGTTGACAATCCTGAGACGCTTATGATCGATCAGGTAGAAGAAGGTAAAGACTATGCCCTGTTGATTTCTACCTGCTCCGGTGCCTGGAGGTACTTGATTGGTGATACAGTCAGGTTTGTAGATAAGCACAGCTCTGAGATCATTATCACGGGTAGAACCAAGCATTTCTTAAGTCTCTGTGGCGAACACCTTTCAGTAGATAATATGAATCGGGCCGTTGAAATGGCTTCTGAAGAGTTTAATATCGGCATCAAAGAATTTACTGTGGCTGGAGTGCCTGATGGTAAGTTATTTTCTCACCATTGGTTTATTGGCACGGACGACCCTGTTGACACTGAGGCCTTAAAAGTCCGAATAGACAATTGCCTGAATGAATTAAATGATGACTATGCAGTAGAGCGAAAGCATGCCTTGAAGAATATCGAGATGGATGTATTACCCACCGAAGTTTTCTATGATTGGTTAAGGTCACAGGGCAAAGAAGGAGGTCAGACCAAATTCCCTCGTGTTTTAAAGAAAGAAAAACTTGAAAGCTGGCTATCCTTTGTTGGCAATAAGGTCTAG
- a CDS encoding DUF423 domain-containing protein: MTAKTILILGGILGALSVAIGAFGAHGLEATLTANGRLETFETAVKYQFYHTLALILLGILMLNVQSNYFSYAGVSFLIGIVIFSGSLYTLSLTNMTWLGAITPIGGLAFIMGWVFMILGVSKSV, from the coding sequence ATGACAGCAAAGACAATCCTTATTCTAGGGGGAATTCTAGGAGCCCTTTCCGTAGCGATCGGTGCATTCGGAGCCCATGGTTTAGAAGCCACATTAACGGCCAATGGTAGATTAGAAACCTTCGAAACGGCTGTTAAATACCAATTCTATCATACACTCGCACTTATACTATTGGGTATATTGATGCTTAATGTTCAAAGCAATTACTTCAGCTATGCGGGCGTCAGCTTTCTCATTGGTATTGTGATTTTTAGCGGATCGCTCTATACCCTCAGCTTGACCAATATGACATGGCTGGGTGCCATTACCCCGATTGGTGGACTGGCCTTTATCATGGGTTGGGTGTTTATGATTCTGGGTGTCTCAAAATCGGTCTAG
- a CDS encoding PaaI family thioesterase: MVKVFNPDFKSRIEKFLERQHFMKLVGFDLNVIEAGRTEGWLDLTQDHKQQTGLVHGGVTATLADIVAGFAAVTVVAEDQHVVTGEIKISYFTPGRGQKLHAKGWVVKQGRKMSFCEAEVWSVDGEERTLIAKASTTMVTIFPEDKKKS; this comes from the coding sequence ATGGTAAAGGTATTTAATCCTGACTTCAAGTCAAGGATTGAGAAATTTCTGGAACGACAGCACTTTATGAAACTAGTCGGCTTTGATCTCAATGTGATTGAAGCAGGAAGGACAGAAGGCTGGTTGGATTTAACCCAAGATCACAAGCAGCAAACGGGTTTGGTGCATGGAGGTGTCACCGCAACTTTGGCAGATATTGTTGCAGGATTTGCTGCTGTTACCGTTGTGGCGGAAGATCAACATGTAGTTACGGGAGAAATCAAGATTTCCTATTTCACACCAGGTAGAGGTCAAAAATTACACGCGAAGGGATGGGTAGTGAAGCAAGGCCGAAAAATGAGTTTTTGTGAGGCTGAAGTTTGGTCAGTAGATGGTGAAGAACGTACACTCATTGCCAAAGCAAGCACCACGATGGTCACTATTTTTCCTGAGGACAAGAAAAAGTCTTAG
- a CDS encoding DUF4296 domain-containing protein, protein MKKVFLFTVALMVFSCGDKEQIPDNILSEAQMVDLMIDIRIAEGKVSTITLSNDSSAALYKVLEEQVFEDHNIDSTEYITSYNYYLLNPAKFLRITDIVIDSLKVRQQELTTGRRPAN, encoded by the coding sequence GTGAAAAAGGTTTTTTTATTTACGGTTGCTCTGATGGTTTTCTCTTGTGGCGACAAAGAGCAAATTCCAGACAATATCTTAAGTGAAGCCCAGATGGTGGACCTGATGATTGATATTCGTATTGCCGAAGGAAAAGTCTCCACAATCACCTTAAGCAATGACTCTTCAGCTGCCTTATATAAAGTGTTAGAAGAGCAAGTTTTCGAGGATCATAACATTGACTCTACAGAATATATTACGAGCTACAATTACTACCTGTTGAACCCTGCAAAATTCTTGCGCATTACGGATATTGTGATCGACAGTTTGAAAGTACGACAGCAAGAACTTACCACGGGAAGAAGGCCCGCCAACTAA